The following proteins are encoded in a genomic region of Candidatus Woesearchaeota archaeon:
- a CDS encoding carboxypeptidase-like regulatory domain-containing protein — MQLLLLNSQLNKRLKIAVFSLLILSFLIIFSRESIAGCCISADYNAQFSPNQMGCDGILYFEQECTDSFLAPYTQNMCCVLNISGANECYYGSEKLCKAKSSERGATGIQYLSTGDFGENGDNCTSNAIGGCVGILPEINCRKEYNIETRGCIEETEFLCDSDGILKSDCTVCLDGNCGSLVCNRESGSCEIASANNCTTIGYECCPDCKEGSPEEEKYSYQEGKSGVCTSNEARCCMECSTAENCCEFRSQCPTSTGQGRCSPGRWECSQSCIEPACALGLRISSNDISKGICRCGADKKYIASDSGYCCEIAGIEGGVYSTTPCVQIGSAQLSGMIKEDNSGIPGARVIIPRYGLVSLVTGADGKYSVGGLKIGESYTAYAYASGYYMLSKSIEIASENSYRDFILTKIGSQQCDSSSLGKIAGFDALPSPGKKEEKLVWDNSCSDFIILYKIKRQGLFTPEIIISPANDNYVDSNVKWGESYTYTITAIYTGGSVSNSTTIKMGNSLCEGVLPGYEFCLNSKNEKNTNDATLRRACDENNELSVDNVYVSEEFYGYESTDCSVYEKTVLGKHVCVITRNLPEPEAGIVISKCKKEDACGSSGNPFGLFFEKNICINSQNECYYDFSKTSVDVCGDCRADLKCSELISEETCLNNPCGLNCLWTETNAELSKGICYSPYQPPEGNETDKGDYNSTCDACNALFVSCTSEVCGALGNCVKGIDGCAECESDVSCTDYLDQVSCEGYPTGFYTYGDGITHYTTNDACHSLRCYWNSTISACLKDGNFDDNDDCKNFGPLTNELCKEDNIPPVTTITSNTTIRPTEPIIFNMSEKVRKFSYCIDVYDSCAPIISTDAEAGKEFSSAVIHPLEDDSTKNIFQSNGIYYVRFYSIDKYNNMEIIRSVPVYVLKNILNAEVIYFFEDANKYNLTIITEMNSPAKCTFTITPNVLSNIVKNDFASQEYKPYFELKFA; from the coding sequence ATGCAATTGCTTCTCTTAAATAGCCAGCTCAACAAAAGATTAAAAATTGCCGTGTTTTCGCTTCTTATCCTTTCGTTTCTCATAATCTTTTCAAGGGAATCAATTGCTGGATGCTGCATCTCTGCTGACTATAATGCACAATTCTCCCCTAATCAGATGGGCTGCGACGGAATTCTTTATTTTGAGCAGGAATGCACTGATTCCTTTCTCGCGCCATACACTCAGAATATGTGCTGCGTCTTAAACATATCAGGTGCAAATGAGTGCTATTACGGCTCAGAGAAGCTCTGCAAAGCAAAGTCATCTGAGAGGGGTGCAACAGGAATTCAATACCTTTCTACAGGTGATTTCGGGGAAAACGGGGATAACTGCACCTCAAACGCCATTGGCGGCTGCGTGGGCATTCTTCCTGAGATAAACTGCAGGAAGGAATACAACATTGAAACGCGTGGCTGCATTGAAGAGACAGAATTTCTGTGCGACTCTGACGGAATCCTAAAATCCGACTGCACAGTGTGCCTTGACGGGAACTGCGGAAGCCTTGTGTGCAACAGGGAAAGCGGAAGCTGCGAGATTGCCTCTGCCAATAACTGCACTACAATCGGCTATGAGTGCTGCCCTGACTGCAAGGAAGGAAGCCCTGAAGAGGAAAAATACAGCTATCAGGAGGGAAAATCAGGAGTCTGCACATCTAATGAGGCAAGATGCTGCATGGAGTGCTCTACTGCTGAGAACTGCTGCGAATTCAGGAGCCAGTGCCCGACTTCAACAGGGCAGGGAAGGTGCTCTCCGGGAAGATGGGAATGCTCACAATCCTGCATAGAGCCTGCCTGTGCATTGGGACTAAGGATAAGCAGTAATGATATTTCAAAGGGAATATGCCGGTGCGGCGCTGATAAAAAATACATTGCATCTGATTCCGGATACTGCTGTGAAATTGCTGGAATAGAGGGCGGGGTTTACAGCACAACACCATGCGTTCAGATTGGAAGCGCACAGCTTTCTGGCATGATAAAAGAGGATAATTCAGGAATACCTGGCGCGAGAGTCATAATACCGAGATACGGCTTGGTAAGCTTAGTAACAGGCGCTGACGGAAAATACTCTGTTGGCGGATTGAAGATTGGCGAGTCATACACCGCATATGCGTATGCATCTGGTTATTACATGCTTTCAAAAAGCATAGAAATCGCCTCAGAGAATTCATACCGGGATTTTATACTTACCAAGATTGGCTCGCAGCAGTGCGATTCCTCATCTTTGGGAAAAATTGCCGGATTTGATGCCCTGCCTTCACCAGGGAAAAAAGAGGAAAAGCTTGTTTGGGACAACAGCTGCTCTGATTTTATAATCCTATACAAGATTAAGAGACAGGGCTTATTTACTCCTGAAATAATAATCAGCCCTGCGAATGATAATTATGTTGATTCAAATGTTAAGTGGGGCGAATCATACACTTATACCATTACTGCAATTTACACTGGCGGCTCAGTTTCAAATTCCACAACAATAAAAATGGGGAATTCGCTTTGCGAGGGCGTTCTTCCGGGCTATGAATTCTGCCTTAATTCAAAAAATGAGAAGAACACAAATGATGCAACTTTAAGAAGGGCATGCGACGAGAATAATGAATTAAGCGTTGATAATGTCTATGTCTCAGAGGAATTCTACGGCTATGAAAGCACTGACTGCTCAGTATATGAAAAAACTGTTCTTGGAAAACATGTGTGTGTGATAACAAGGAACCTTCCTGAGCCTGAAGCAGGGATTGTAATCTCAAAATGCAAGAAAGAGGATGCGTGCGGTTCCTCGGGGAACCCGTTCGGACTGTTCTTTGAGAAAAACATCTGCATAAATTCACAAAATGAATGCTATTATGATTTTTCAAAAACATCAGTTGATGTTTGCGGGGACTGCAGGGCAGACCTGAAGTGCTCAGAGCTTATTTCAGAGGAAACATGCCTCAACAACCCCTGCGGGCTTAACTGCCTCTGGACTGAAACAAATGCCGAATTAAGCAAGGGAATATGCTATTCACCTTATCAGCCTCCTGAAGGGAATGAGACAGACAAAGGTGATTATAACAGCACATGCGATGCGTGCAATGCGCTTTTTGTAAGCTGCACAAGCGAGGTGTGCGGAGCACTTGGAAACTGCGTTAAGGGAATAGACGGATGCGCTGAGTGCGAATCAGATGTCTCCTGCACTGATTATCTTGACCAGGTAAGCTGCGAGGGATACCCAACAGGATTTTACACTTATGGAGACGGAATTACTCATTATACAACGAATGACGCCTGCCATTCCCTCAGATGCTACTGGAATTCCACAATAAGCGCCTGCTTAAAAGACGGGAACTTTGATGATAATGACGACTGCAAAAACTTTGGACCTCTTACAAATGAGCTTTGCAAGGAAGACAATATCCCGCCCGTTACAACAATAACAAGCAACACAACAATACGCCCCACTGAGCCAATAATTTTCAACATGAGCGAAAAAGTCAGGAAGTTCTCATACTGCATTGATGTATATGATTCATGCGCCCCAATCATTTCAACTGACGCTGAAGCAGGAAAGGAATTCAGCAGTGCAGTAATTCATCCGCTTGAAGACGATTCCACAAAGAATATCTTCCAGAGCAACGGCATATACTATGTGAGATTCTATTCAATAGATAAATACAACAACATGGAAATCATACGCTCTGTTCCGGTTTATGTCCTGAAAAACATCCTCAATGCTGAGGTGATTTATTTCTTCGAGGACGCGAACAAGTATAACTTAACTATAATTACAGAGATGAACAGCCCTGCAAAATGCACATTCACAATAACGCCCAATGTTTTAAGCAACATTGTGAAAAATGACTTCGCATCTCAGGAATACAAGCCATATTTTGAGCTTAAGTTTGC